The sequence below is a genomic window from Glycine max cultivar Williams 82 chromosome 20, Glycine_max_v4.0, whole genome shotgun sequence.
GGAAGATCCCTGGTCAGAGAGGGTTGATTTTCTTATTGAAGTAATGGTGTCCTATTTTGAGAAGCAACAATCTCAAAAAGAAGCTATTAATGCTCTTCCCCTTTATCCAAATGAGCAGATTATGTGGGATGAAAGTGTTGTACCCAGCATAAATTACTCTGGAGAAGGTTGCTTAGCATTACCCAAGCTGAACTTACAGTTCTTAACACTTCATGATTATCTTCTTcgaaattttaatctttttcgaCTTGAGTCAACATATGAGATACGTGAGGACATTCAGGAAGCTGTTCCACATCTTCTTgcatatattaataatgatggAGGAACTGCTTTTCGTGGTTGGTCAAGAATGGGTGTGCcaatcaaagaattcaaaatcacTGAAGTTAAACAACCTAACATTGGAGAAGTCAAACCATCATCTGTGACTGCAGAGGTTACTTATAGCGTTTCCAGTTATAGAGCACATATTAGATCAGAATGGGATGCACTCAAAGAGCATGATGTATTGTTTTTACTATCTATTCGCCCATCATTTGAGCCTCTTAGtacagaagaagaagacaaagctAGTGTCCCACAAAAGCTTGGCCTACAATTTGTACGCGGTTGTGAAGTTATTGAGATTCGTGATGAGGAAGGAAACCTTATGAATGATTTTTCTGGAAAGATAAAACGTGATGAGTGGAAGCCACCAAAGGGGGAACTGAGAACAGTAACTGTGGCTTTGGATACAGCTCAATACCACATGGATGTAAGTAACATTGCCGAAAAAGGGGCAGAAGATGTTTATGGTACATTTAATGTGTTGATGAGgaggaagccaaaagaaaacaattttaaagcCATCCTAGAATCAATAAGGGATTTAATGAATGAATACTGTATTGTTCCCAAGTGGTTGGAAAACATTTTTCTTGGTTATGGGGATCCTTCAGCTGCACAGTGGACTAATATGCCTGATCTATTGGAGACAGTAGATTTCAAAGACACTTTTGTTGATGCTGATCacttaaaagaaagtttttTGGATTATGAGGTTagtatttcattttcaaattcataGAAGTTATTGTTGCATGGTTGTGATTGATGTCTTCCATTATGAATTAGTGTATGAAACTAAGGTATTGATGTGACTTTCCTCTCACTGTATTCTTCAGGTGTCTTTTGTTAATCCTGATGGCTCAGGAAATTTGAATCCAAGGCCTCCTTTTAAGATCAAGCTTCCCCGAACACTCAAACCAAACAATGGTGCTCTTACTGGGCATGCAATATCTACTTCTGGTGCAACAAATGAAATCAATGTGGTTGATGCTAATTATCAGAAAGAAGCACTAATTATTGAGACATATACTCCTCCAGATCCTGGCCCCTATCCTCAAGATCAGCCTAAACAAAATTCAGTTAGATTTACACCCACCCAGGTGAATTCAGCTCTTGATCTCAATCATATACTGTCACTTTTCATGcataatgatttttcttttaatctttctCTGCCCTCCTGCTTTCCTCACAATAGTTGAATCTGAGTATTTGACCAAAATCCAATTGATTCATATGGCTAAATTGATGCATGTGGAATGCAAAAATGCAATGCTTGTGTTTCTTGATCCAGTACATATTAAGTATGTAGTGTAGTTAGCATCACAAGTCATGTCCTATTTCCCTTTGCACTGTCGCCTCGTCAGTAATATGAAATGGATGATCAGTGTGccatgatatattttaaaagttttgacaAGAATAAGGAGTCCATGATTTTGTGACAATGTAGATTCATGTTACCCTTAAATTTGTTAAAGAATAGGATTGTGTTTACCATTACTTGTTAATGTTTTGCTGATGgttgttttaaagaaatttccatTGCTGATATGCAAAGAAATTGGAAAGTTCTTTTTGGCCACGTTGGCTTTCTGTTTTCTTTGTACTTTCTGTCAGTAGGTGCAGTTGAGGAGAGCAAGGAAAAGAGCACTTGGTtcacacattttaaaaaattgtgggGCCTTCCTGTTCTTCCTTTCTCTCTAGCTGCAGTTCAACTGCAGGTGATCAAAATCCCCCATATATACTTCCCCACATGTACTTTATGTCTTTATCCTCTTATTTATATTCCCTATCTATGAgtattggataaatattaataatagtgTGAAATGTTCTTATCAAGCAGGTTGAAGCAATCATCTCTGGCATTCAGCCTGGTCTAACTATGGTTGTGGGGCCACCTGGTACAGGAAAGACTGATACAGCTGTACAAATTCTAAATGTTCTTTATCATAATTGTCCTTCTCAGAGAACCTTAATAATTACTCATTCAAATCAGGCTTTGAATGACCTGTTCGAGAAGATAATGCAGGTAGGGTCTTTTATCTGTCCTCTATTCTTACATGTTGCTTTGTGATTTTGaagttttgattatttttagtaGTTAATGTCCTAGTACATTACTAAGTGCTTATTTTGGGGAAGGGGAAGCTCTATTATTGCTCCTCTTTGTAAGAGGGCAAGCCTTGACACAAGGGTAAGTTTGCTGCCTTGTGGCCTGGAGCTCATTGGTTCAAATATTGGAAACAACCTCTATGCTTGCGAGCGTAAGGCTGTGTACATGCCACTCTCTAGGCTTCACTTGGTGGGAGCTGTATGCATTGGGTCACCATTTATAAGCTTTATTATTTGCATATAGTATGATTTTTGGTAATTAATTCATGGAGAATAAGGAAACCGTTCTTATGTGTCAATGATGAGTTTTAGTATGATTTAAGAGTATTAGATACTTTGATTCAAGAGTCATAGTCATTTATTCGATGTCTATGAGTTAGATTAGTCAATTAAGCCTAGGCATTTGCTATAATTAGGGGTCTAAGACATTATATGTTGTGCAAAAGTCAGttaaaagccttttttttagtCATAAACCAAGAATTTATTTAGAAAGGACAGATACAGATGCAAAAGGATAAGATGCTCAAAAACTAAGtcaagaatgaattgaaaaaagcataaaaactaAGAACTTGACACATGTAACACAACATGGCAATCTTGCTGTAGATGGCCCTCAAACACTTCCAAGAAGCTAAATGAACTAGTTGATCCCAAATAAACTCTAGAGTCTAGAGACAACACTTGACTGGTAAAAATTCTAGTTCTTTCAATCacatgcacaaaacaattgtCAATCAAATGTGCATAGTATTGCTTTGGTTTACTGTTGAAGTCTTGCACTACTGATGATCTTTATGATATCATGCATGTAGTATCTTGATTATCTTCTACATTTGGTAGTAGAAAGTTTGTAATTAGTCAAAATTAAGTAAATACCAAAATGTTGCACTTGCACATGCAAATCATTCTGTCTTTCTGAGTTGAGAGGTTTACATAATGCCCCACCACAttaatgtttgttttcaattaaattttttgttttgtggaaGATGAGTGCAGTATTTGCTGTTGTTTTTCTCATTGGGAATAATCTATGCTATTCTATTGAGGATTCTAATCTGAGCTTAGTAacaatttattgataaattctTGCTTTCTACACTGAAGTTTatcatttgtttcattttaatcctttttGTTTTAGAGAGATGTTCCTGCACGTTATCTTCTTCGACTTGGTCAAGGAGAACAAGAGCTAGCAACTGATCTTGATTTTAGCCGGCAAGGTCGTGTTAATGCAATGCTTGTTAGACGGTTAGAATTGCTGAGTGAAGTGGAGAGGCTAGCAAGATCTCTTCAATTGCCCGAGGATGTGGGTTACACTTGTGAAACTGCAGGATACTTTTGGTTGCTTCATGTTTATTCACGCTGGGAGCAATTTCTTGCTGCTTGTGCTGAGAATAAAGAAAAGTCAACATTTGTTCGAGATCGTTTTCCCTTCAAAGAGTTCTTCTGTGATACACCACATCCTGTATTTACAGGTGAGTCTTTTGAGAAAGACATGCGGGCTGCAATGGGGTGCTTTCGTCATCTTAAGACCATGTTTCAAGAACTTGAAGAGTGTCGGGCATTCGAATTACTTAAGTCAACAGCTGATAGGGCTAACTACTTAATGACCAAGCAGGCTAAGATTGTGGCAATGACTTGCacccatgcagctctaaagagGAAAGATTTCCTCCAGTTAGGTTTCAAGTATGACAACTTGCTAATGGAAGAAAGTGCCCaaattttagaaattgagactttcATTCCAATGTTACTCCAGCGGCAGGAGGATGGTCATGCACGGCTTAAACGCTGCATTCTGATTGGTGACCATCACCAGTTGCCTCCTGTTGTGAAGAATATGGCTTTTCAGAAGTACAGCCACATGGATCAGAGTCTATTTACCAGGTTTGTCCGATTGGGCATTCCTTACATTGAACTAAATGCTCAGGGAAGAGCCAGGCCAACTATAGCTAAACTTTACAATTGGAGATACAGAGATTTGGGAGACCTTCCTTCTGTAAAGGAGGAAGTCATATTCAATAGGGCAAATGCTGGATTTGCTTATGATTATCAGTTAGTGGATGTTCCAGATTACCTTGGTAAGGGGGAGACAACTCCATCTCCTTGGTTTTACCAAAATGAGGGAGAAGCAGAATATGTTGTCAGTGTCTATATATACATGCGTCTTTTAGGGTATCCTGCAAATAAGATATCAATTTTGACTACATACAATGGTCAGAAACTTCTCATCCGTGATGTTATAAATAGGAGATGCGTTCCATATGACTTTATTGGTCCTCCTAGTAAGGTATGCTTCTCAttgtttacttttaattatagattaaatttcaaaatggtttCTTTGATAAAGATGGTGTCAATTTTGGGTTCTTGATTTCTGATGATTTTTCTTAATTCATATTGGAGTATATTATACTTCCCTCTCTTGATAGATGCATGTATATTATACCTCCATTTTTTCCTTGTATGATGTTTTGGACAGTAGAGTAAATagccatcaatattttttttgaagttgTGATTCTCAATTAAGTTATCTCTGTTTTCTATAAATGATTGCTCTCAGGTTACTACAGTGGATAAGTTTCAAGGTCagcaaaatgattttatattgcTATCTCTTGTGCGTACTCGATTTGTTGGTCACCTACGTGATGTAAGAAGATTGGTTGTTGCAATGTCACGTGCTCGGCTTGGTTTATATGTCTTTTGCCGTCGTTCCCTTTTTGAACAATGCTATGAGCTGCAACCTACATTTCAGCTGCTTCTTAAAAGACCTGACCACCTTGCCCTTAATGTGAATGAGATTACATCATATACTGAACGAAATGTTGAAGATCCTGGACCGGGGCATCATTTACATCTTGTCAGTGGCATTGAGGAGATGGGTAGTATCATAGACAGACTGTATCAGGTATTTCTCACATCTTATGATATGGTTTACCTAGCTTCTTTTAGTAGTTTTTCTTGAACCAGTACATTTTGCATTTTGTTCTGTCTGCTTGTTCTGTACTTTGTCCTATTAGGGTTTCTATTCTTTTTCTGCTGTTTCACACTTTCAGTTGTctaattttcataaattctaTGATTTCTTGGCTCTATTTTacataagagaaagaaaagaaaatcaatgatttatttgttttaaattttcagGAAAAGTTGAGACATCAGTTTGATCAAAATGGGGCTTATTTTAGTCATTTAGAACCATCAGCAAATACAGATTGGGTGCAAAGTGGGCAGCAGACTATGGACACTGATATGCCTGAACAAACAGAGGAAGCTACAACTGTTGATAACCATGTCGCTGTAGATATGCCACCTGAAAACAGCATGGAAGATGTTACCATGGTTGATAATGGTGATGGTGTTGCAAATGGGAACCCATCGCCATAGAAGCCCTTCAAATGAGGAGACTGGTGTAGGTGCTGCTAAGCATTCCTTgcacatttgtttttttttttttgttttccagtTACATATCCGTAGGTCATGGCATTTCTATGACTAGATAAATCAATGCCAAATTGACAAGATGTAGCTATATAGCAATTAGCAAATTAGATTTTTCATGTGGAAGGCCAGGTGGAGGAATTCATGTTTTGTATGTAACAATTGTAGTCGGTATATGGGATGGCTTATTGATGTAGCTATAGCAATTGTAGTCAGTATATTTTTTCGAATCAATTAATCACTAGTCCACTTTTACTCGCTtattgttgagttttttttttaatcttctggTTTGGATCGTCCAGGAAGTTAAGAACGCAGAAGAGCAAAACCGATAGTACCATTTGGCTTAAttgcttttttcttcttcttctaaagtaataataaaataaattattatttctttaaaataaagttaaatcaaACAAGTGCTAAGCAAATTATATAACTATTATAATGCGAATATACCATTATGGTATCTAGTTTTTGTTAGTCAGTttactcttaatttttattaagtaaCTATCATCTCAaatgattgatctttgatttagCTTCCTCTgtcttttttctcatttatttttcatcatcaccttctcaatttcttcatcgttctctctttcttctcccGTTATGTTTGTCTTTCCCCTAGTTTCAATGTAGGAAATGAGTTTTCtgataataaacaaaattttcGAGCTTGTGATTAGAAGCTAGctgcatatttttttaagttaatatctgataaatttaattaaatgtaaatcataaaaaaaatcattttcataattttactatagaagaatgtttttttaacaaatagatGAAATAAGTTATCTCAGAAactattttttacttaatatcTAAGCATAAActtatttcatatatttaattatgataataaattattcaattataaagaGTCTTTCACAACCAATTCAAACATGCAACAagtatgtttggataaatttatccaaaagtatctttgggagaaaagaaaatgaaaggatttttaacatttttttagggaaaaaaggATTTAACTTCTtcacaagttaattttaacttatgaaaaaattaatttatttttttctcctagaATACTTCtagaaaaatttaacaaaataagttAGAATGTGACAATAATACCAACTACCATATTGGTTGTTACAAAGATGTGATAATAATGGTAATAATGACAATGACAACGGTAATAATCATACTAATAATGGTTGTAACttgtaacaataataattattattttggtgaTAATAATGACACCAGTTAACaatcattataataaaagtgGATGTAGTGACAATGATAATCATTGACTAATAATATTGTCTTTGGTAATGGTGATCCTAGAAATCATGATGATATAATTATTGTGTATCTTGaccaaaatgaaaaagttaaataaattatttttagaatacaagtcaaaaatcaaattacttttttttgttttaaaatttttggtaAAAGAGTCTCAAACTAATCAGCTCTATTTAGATGAACATAATTTGTTTcagaatttttatatatttaagaataaaaaacttaaaactcaTGCCATCCAGAGCAGGCCATTATTGTAGAAGTTCTTTTAAACAATAAGCAgcatttaaaatgtaattatatataagtaagtTTGTTGAATAACTCTTATTGAAAGTCAATCATTATGAATTAAGAAATGTTCTTCACGGGTCCAAAAGTGATAGCTTGATTATTGAAGCGAAAAAAGTGATAGCTTGTTTATCTGTTCATTATAACACATTGGTAAGCTAAGGATGTTCATTAAAGTAAAGATGAAGCTATTATTTGTTGCTCATTTGGTGATTCCTAAACGTCCCTTACGAACAAATGACTATTGCATTCTTGACTTCTTGTTATCTCCATCATCGTCATCActgatatttatataaaaaaattacacacaaATGTCGGATTCTGCAACCATATTTTTGAACTTGAAGTTGAAACTCTcaaatattattgatattttttttgtggttgATGTTTAAAGATCAATATGTTGACTTATGGAGTTTGGTGAAAATGGTTTTAATATTGTATTTACTACGAACTAAGATACTTACCATGCATTACATAATTTGATATAGCAAGTGGAGGTTAATGATGCTgactgaaatttcaaaatttcggACCTGTGCCGTAAAGGTTTTGAATTAGTGTTTAAGATATATAACCGCCTATTGGCTGCTTTACCAAGTTGCAACAAAATAACTGCTGATAATAATCTAACTAATTAATTTGATGCACCCTATGCGTGGATCGACTTAATTAGATTCTTTCTAACCAATTGCATCATCTTAAGCTTGCATGAGAGAAATACTTACctcgtctctctctctctctctctctctcctagaCGAATGATAGAGTCTTGAGGAGTACTAGTGTATGTATGAAAACTTAGATTTTTCTTACATGTTTTTTGATACtgtttatcaattaaaattttactttagtGACCTTCGCACTAGCTTATTAAAgcgaaattaaaattttaattggaaaatagtattataaacaattgaagtattgcaCTTTCTTAATAGTATTCCAAATCGATGAAGGGAGAGGGTGGCCAATTGATAGACTTGACAAGTAAAGTTGCGGGTGGCTAGGAGCTGGTTTTTGTTCAAGTCAATCTAATCTATGGGTTTATATCGAGACAAGCATTACAGATCAAAACATATCCTTCAATTAAGAAATTTGCTCGTCCAACTTCACAATTGggaatattttgaattaaatttttgcaACAGTTAAATTATAATCATCTTAAATTTAATAAGGATAATGTAATAAGATGTGTGTATTGATCGAATATCACTTTAGGTAAGTGCCTTAATTTGGACTAGTTTTTGACATAGTAATCGTTGATCAGTTTAGTTTGTGacctttttaattaagtttatgaCTTCACAAAATGTCATTAATTACTTCAGTTCTTTGtcaccttattttttttattgacattatTAGTTTGGATGAGTATTTGTAAGGTTGTTTCTATTGTGCGGCATgactttatgtttaaatttggcTAATGTCATGCTAATTTTCCAAAGGTTTGACATTTGGAGGAATATATGGAAAATGGGATTTGGCCTCTGTATATTCGTCTTCTTTGAAAGGCATGATTGTcccgtttatatatatatatatatatatatatatatatataggtcagTGCATTGACAGGTGTTGGTTGGACAATGAATCTGCTACTTATATTACTTCAATAGTGTGTTCTTAGCTTTTGTCCAAATCTTCGACATTGTTTGGTCGCTCATTTGGGGCATTCAAAtttcctgaaaaaattaaaatcatgctACGGTTGATCCATCTTTCATATGGATCTCTCTGACAACTAATGGTAGAGGAATTTCTCGTACTAGAGCTTGTTCATTGAATATGCTATCGTTGATCATGCCTCATGTTATGGGttggatttaaatttttaaaatccaaACCATGCCCAAAAGTTAGCCACCTTGGTGTTAGTCTGTTTATTAATTCTTGAGGTGTTTCCATCCGAGTTGACCTTGTCTCTTGAGACTGATGAAGGTGGTGTCATCTTTTAATTGTCATGTGTGCTATAATAGTGTATATTCatttgtaaaagaattttaataaatCCTGAAACTATttagtttgaggaaatatttttatttttattttctattattattttaattataaaaatatcttacttttactttatttcttgtgtttaattaaatgtttgtgcaggaaataataaaaaatatatatttttcactattatataaatttcaatatatatgcTCCTAATTAtagtaaacaaaaataaaaataaacca
It includes:
- the LOC100778665 gene encoding RNA helicase aquarius isoform X3, which translates into the protein MTKVYGTGLYDFRRHRVAEYPVAAVSIIIMVNEKFRENVAAWTCFHERKDAFKGFLESVLRLKEGRELSIAEKTNYLVFMINAFQSLEDEVVSRTILRLANLKSWYSLSYGRFQMELCLNPGLIKKWKRMIKKEPVKGDGSHLDPSTTVEVMFVRNLIEEFLEILDSQVFPLKQLSGEDDELIDATGLGLVNDACVLYCERFMEFLIDLLSQLPTRRYLRPLVADVAVVAKCHLSALYRHEKGKLFAQLVDLLQFYEGFEINDHTGTQLTDHEVLESHYSRMQSFQLLAFKKMEKLRELALTNIGSIHKRANLSKKLSVLSPEELRDFVCCKLKLVSKEDPWSERVDFLIEVMVSYFEKQQSQKEAINALPLYPNEQIMWDESVVPSINYSGEGCLALPKLNLQFLTLHDYLLRNFNLFRLESTYEIREDIQEAVPHLLAYINNDGGTAFRGWSRMGVPIKEFKITEVKQPNIGEVKPSSVTAEVTYSVSSYRAHIRSEWDALKEHDVLFLLSIRPSFEPLSTEEEDKASVPQKLGLQFVRGCEVIEIRDEEGNLMNDFSGKIKRDEWKPPKGELRTVTVALDTAQYHMDVSNIAEKGAEDVYGTFNVLMRRKPKENNFKAILESIRDLMNEYCIVPKWLENIFLGYGDPSAAQWTNMPDLLETVDFKDTFVDADHLKESFLDYEVSFVNPDGSGNLNPRPPFKIKLPRTLKPNNGALTGHAISTSGATNEINVVDANYQKEALIIETYTPPDPGPYPQDQPKQNSVRFTPTQVEAIISGIQPGLTMVVGPPGTGKTDTAVQILNVLYHNCPSQRTLIITHSNQALNDLFEKIMQRDVPARYLLRLGQGEQELATDLDFSRQGRVNAMLVRRLELLSEVERLARSLQLPEDVGYTCETAGYFWLLHVYSRWEQFLAACAENKEKSTFVRDRFPFKEFFCDTPHPVFTGESFEKDMRAAMGCFRHLKTMFQELEECRAFELLKSTADRANYLMTKQAKIVAMTCTHAALKRKDFLQLGFKYDNLLMEESAQILEIETFIPMLLQRQEDGHARLKRCILIGDHHQLPPVVKNMAFQKYSHMDQSLFTRFVRLGIPYIELNAQGRARPTIAKLYNWRYRDLGDLPSVKEEVIFNRANAGFAYDYQLVDVPDYLGKGETTPSPWFYQNEGEAEYVVSVYIYMRLLGYPANKISILTTYNGQKLLIRDVINRRCVPYDFIGPPSKVTTVDKFQGQQNDFILLSLVRTRFVGHLRDVRRLVVAMSRARLGLYVFCRRSLFEQCYELQPTFQLLLKRPDHLALNVNEITSYTERNVEDPGPGHHLHLVSGIEEMGSIIDRLYQEKLRHQFDQNGAYFSHLEPSANTDWVQSGQQTMDTDMPEQTEEATTVDNHVAVDMPPENSMEDVTMVDNGDGVANGNPSP
- the LOC100778665 gene encoding RNA helicase aquarius isoform X2, translated to MTKVYGTGLYDFRRHRVAEYPVAAAPAESKTLVPKTGGGGGGVPSSITLSEIQRDRLTKIAEANWLKSGDAGRPKKDFDPELVRKIYETELLVKEGSKPVPLQRVMILEVSQYLENYLWPYFDPLTATFEHVMSIIIMVNEKFRENVAAWTCFHERKDAFKGFLESVLRLKEILDSQVFPLKQLSGEDDELIDATGLGLVNDACVLYCERFMEFLIDLLSQLPTRRYLRPLVADVAVVAKCHLSALYRHEKGKLFAQLVDLLQFYEGFEINDHTGTQLTDHEVLESHYSRMQSFQLLAFKKMEKLRELALTNIGSIHKRANLSKKLSVLSPEELRDFVCCKLKLVSKEDPWSERVDFLIEVMVSYFEKQQSQKEAINALPLYPNEQIMWDESVVPSINYSGEGCLALPKLNLQFLTLHDYLLRNFNLFRLESTYEIREDIQEAVPHLLAYINNDGGTAFRGWSRMGVPIKEFKITEVKQPNIGEVKPSSVTAEVTYSVSSYRAHIRSEWDALKEHDVLFLLSIRPSFEPLSTEEEDKASVPQKLGLQFVRGCEVIEIRDEEGNLMNDFSGKIKRDEWKPPKGELRTVTVALDTAQYHMDVSNIAEKGAEDVYGTFNVLMRRKPKENNFKAILESIRDLMNEYCIVPKWLENIFLGYGDPSAAQWTNMPDLLETVDFKDTFVDADHLKESFLDYEVSFVNPDGSGNLNPRPPFKIKLPRTLKPNNGALTGHAISTSGATNEINVVDANYQKEALIIETYTPPDPGPYPQDQPKQNSVRFTPTQVEAIISGIQPGLTMVVGPPGTGKTDTAVQILNVLYHNCPSQRTLIITHSNQALNDLFEKIMQRDVPARYLLRLGQGEQELATDLDFSRQGRVNAMLVRRLELLSEVERLARSLQLPEDVGYTCETAGYFWLLHVYSRWEQFLAACAENKEKSTFVRDRFPFKEFFCDTPHPVFTGESFEKDMRAAMGCFRHLKTMFQELEECRAFELLKSTADRANYLMTKQAKIVAMTCTHAALKRKDFLQLGFKYDNLLMEESAQILEIETFIPMLLQRQEDGHARLKRCILIGDHHQLPPVVKNMAFQKYSHMDQSLFTRFVRLGIPYIELNAQGRARPTIAKLYNWRYRDLGDLPSVKEEVIFNRANAGFAYDYQLVDVPDYLGKGETTPSPWFYQNEGEAEYVVSVYIYMRLLGYPANKISILTTYNGQKLLIRDVINRRCVPYDFIGPPSKVTTVDKFQGQQNDFILLSLVRTRFVGHLRDVRRLVVAMSRARLGLYVFCRRSLFEQCYELQPTFQLLLKRPDHLALNVNEITSYTERNVEDPGPGHHLHLVSGIEEMGSIIDRLYQEKLRHQFDQNGAYFSHLEPSANTDWVQSGQQTMDTDMPEQTEEATTVDNHVAVDMPPENSMEDVTMVDNGDGVANGNPSP
- the LOC100778665 gene encoding RNA helicase aquarius isoform X1 — its product is MTKVYGTGLYDFRRHRVAEYPVAAAPAESKTLVPKTGGGGGGVPSSITLSEIQRDRLTKIAEANWLKSGDAGRPKKDFDPELVRKIYETELLVKEGSKPVPLQRVMILEVSQYLENYLWPYFDPLTATFEHVMSIIIMVNEKFRENVAAWTCFHERKDAFKGFLESVLRLKEGRELSIAEKTNYLVFMINAFQSLEDEVVSRTILRLANLKSWYSLSYGRFQMELCLNPGLIKKWKRMIKKEPVKGDGSHLDPSTTVEVMFVRNLIEEFLEILDSQVFPLKQLSGEDDELIDATGLGLVNDACVLYCERFMEFLIDLLSQLPTRRYLRPLVADVAVVAKCHLSALYRHEKGKLFAQLVDLLQFYEGFEINDHTGTQLTDHEVLESHYSRMQSFQLLAFKKMEKLRELALTNIGSIHKRANLSKKLSVLSPEELRDFVCCKLKLVSKEDPWSERVDFLIEVMVSYFEKQQSQKEAINALPLYPNEQIMWDESVVPSINYSGEGCLALPKLNLQFLTLHDYLLRNFNLFRLESTYEIREDIQEAVPHLLAYINNDGGTAFRGWSRMGVPIKEFKITEVKQPNIGEVKPSSVTAEVTYSVSSYRAHIRSEWDALKEHDVLFLLSIRPSFEPLSTEEEDKASVPQKLGLQFVRGCEVIEIRDEEGNLMNDFSGKIKRDEWKPPKGELRTVTVALDTAQYHMDVSNIAEKGAEDVYGTFNVLMRRKPKENNFKAILESIRDLMNEYCIVPKWLENIFLGYGDPSAAQWTNMPDLLETVDFKDTFVDADHLKESFLDYEVSFVNPDGSGNLNPRPPFKIKLPRTLKPNNGALTGHAISTSGATNEINVVDANYQKEALIIETYTPPDPGPYPQDQPKQNSVRFTPTQVEAIISGIQPGLTMVVGPPGTGKTDTAVQILNVLYHNCPSQRTLIITHSNQALNDLFEKIMQRDVPARYLLRLGQGEQELATDLDFSRQGRVNAMLVRRLELLSEVERLARSLQLPEDVGYTCETAGYFWLLHVYSRWEQFLAACAENKEKSTFVRDRFPFKEFFCDTPHPVFTGESFEKDMRAAMGCFRHLKTMFQELEECRAFELLKSTADRANYLMTKQAKIVAMTCTHAALKRKDFLQLGFKYDNLLMEESAQILEIETFIPMLLQRQEDGHARLKRCILIGDHHQLPPVVKNMAFQKYSHMDQSLFTRFVRLGIPYIELNAQGRARPTIAKLYNWRYRDLGDLPSVKEEVIFNRANAGFAYDYQLVDVPDYLGKGETTPSPWFYQNEGEAEYVVSVYIYMRLLGYPANKISILTTYNGQKLLIRDVINRRCVPYDFIGPPSKVTTVDKFQGQQNDFILLSLVRTRFVGHLRDVRRLVVAMSRARLGLYVFCRRSLFEQCYELQPTFQLLLKRPDHLALNVNEITSYTERNVEDPGPGHHLHLVSGIEEMGSIIDRLYQEKLRHQFDQNGAYFSHLEPSANTDWVQSGQQTMDTDMPEQTEEATTVDNHVAVDMPPENSMEDVTMVDNGDGVANGNPSP